From Streptomyces chrestomyceticus JCM 4735, one genomic window encodes:
- a CDS encoding adenylate/guanylate cyclase domain-containing protein — translation MTADDSGAGPREADIVPREAGAAPREGDSAPADGTARADGTPEPAGAHGADGTGGADRTGPASGTADGAGADSAGDGPDDDTIAIRLEQLILGSDRRYTPFQAARSAGVSMELASRFWRAMGFADIGQVKALTEADVLALRRLAGLVEAGLLSEAMAVQVARSTGQTTARLADWQIDSFLEGLTEPQDSGLTRTEITYPLVELLLPELEEFLVYVWRRQLAAATGRVVQAQDDAEMVDRRLAVGFADLVGFTRLTRRLEEEELGELVEAFETTAADLVAAHGGRLIKTLGDEVLFAADDAGTAAEIGLRLIETMANDETMPELRVGIAFGTVTTRMGDVFGTTVNLASRLTSIAPKDTVLVDEAFAEELGRTGEAPVSEADAKAAAAAAADGAGPLPEYRFALQPMWQRPVRGLGVVEPWLLSRRG, via the coding sequence GTGACCGCCGACGACTCGGGCGCCGGCCCGCGCGAAGCGGACATCGTCCCTCGTGAGGCGGGGGCCGCTCCACGTGAGGGGGACTCGGCGCCTGCGGACGGCACGGCGCGCGCCGACGGCACGCCCGAGCCCGCCGGTGCCCACGGGGCGGACGGGACCGGCGGTGCCGACCGGACCGGCCCCGCGTCCGGCACGGCGGACGGGGCGGGCGCCGACAGCGCGGGCGACGGCCCCGACGACGACACCATCGCCATCCGCCTGGAACAGCTCATCCTCGGCTCCGACCGCCGCTACACCCCGTTCCAGGCGGCCCGCAGTGCCGGCGTCTCCATGGAGCTGGCCTCCCGCTTCTGGCGCGCCATGGGCTTCGCGGACATCGGCCAGGTAAAGGCGCTCACCGAGGCCGACGTGCTGGCGCTGCGCCGGCTGGCGGGCCTGGTGGAGGCCGGACTGCTCAGCGAGGCGATGGCGGTGCAGGTGGCCCGCTCCACCGGGCAGACCACGGCCCGCCTCGCCGACTGGCAGATCGACTCCTTCCTGGAGGGCCTGACCGAGCCGCAGGACTCCGGCCTGACCCGTACGGAGATCACCTACCCCCTCGTCGAACTGCTCCTGCCCGAGCTGGAGGAGTTCCTCGTCTACGTCTGGCGCCGCCAGCTCGCCGCCGCGACCGGCCGCGTCGTGCAGGCCCAGGACGACGCGGAGATGGTCGACCGGCGCCTCGCGGTGGGCTTCGCCGACCTGGTCGGCTTCACCCGGCTGACCCGCCGCCTGGAGGAGGAGGAACTGGGCGAACTGGTCGAGGCGTTCGAGACCACCGCCGCCGACCTGGTCGCCGCGCACGGCGGCCGGCTCATCAAGACGCTCGGCGACGAGGTCCTGTTCGCCGCCGACGACGCGGGCACCGCGGCCGAGATCGGCCTGCGCCTCATCGAGACCATGGCCAACGACGAGACCATGCCGGAGCTGCGCGTCGGCATCGCGTTCGGCACGGTCACGACGCGGATGGGCGACGTCTTCGGTACGACCGTGAACCTGGCCAGCCGCCTCACGTCGATAGCCCCGAAGGACACGGTGCTGGTGGACGAGGCGTTCGCGGAGGAGCTGGGACGTACGGGCGAGGCACCCGTCTCCGAGGCCGACGCGAAGGCCGCCGCCGCGGCGGCCGCGGACGGGGCCGGGCCGCTGCCCGAGTACCGCTTCGCGCTGCAGCCGATGTGGCAGCGGCCGGTGCGGGGGCTGGGCGTCGTCGAGCCCTGGCTCCTCAGCCGCCGCGGCTGA